One window of the Nothobranchius furzeri strain GRZ-AD chromosome 3, NfurGRZ-RIMD1, whole genome shotgun sequence genome contains the following:
- the rce1a gene encoding CAAX prenyl protease 2 codes for MVEDLFPVLPTQPSPEFTVPDGLCWFSVLSCLLLACSYVGSLYVWRSDLPRDHPTVIKRRFTSVLIVSCLSPLFVWAWREFTGVRTNSSLLALMGIRLDGLIPAIVLPLLLTMVLFLGPLMQLAIDCPWTFIDGIRVAFDPSFWMLCLGDMRWLRNQVVAPFTEELVFRACMLPMLVPCAGPAAAIFTCPLFFGVAHFHHVIELLRFRQGTMSGIFISAVFQFSYTAVFGAYTAFIFIRTGHLIGPVLCHSFCNYMGFPAISAALEHPQRLTVLSSYLLGVFLFFLLLFLFTDPSYYGMPTPVCTLTSSPSSLCLS; via the exons ATGGTGGAGGATTTATTTCCGGTCCTCCCGACACAACCGAGTCCGGAATTCACGGTACCTGATGGACTCTGTTGGTTCTCGGTCCTGTCCTGTCTGCTGCTCGCCTGCTCCTATGTGGGGAGTTTATACGTCTGGAGAAGTGACCTGCCCAG AGATCATCCCACTGTGATAAAGCGACGATTCACCAGTGTCCTGATCGTGTCGTGTCTGTCACCTCTCTTCGTGTGGGCATGGAGGGAGTTTACAGGTGTTCGG acTAACTCCTCACTGCTGGCGCTCATGGGGATCCGACTTGACGGCCTGATTCCTGCGATTGTTCTTCCCCTGCTCCTAACAATG GTCCTGTTTCTGGGTCCACTCATGCAGCTGGCCATAGACTGTCCCTGGACCTTCATAGATGGGATTCGAGTGGCTTTTG ACCCTAGCTTCTGGATGCTGTGCCTCGGTGACATGCGCTGGTTGAGGAACCAGGTGGTGGCCCCGTTCACAGAGGAGCTGGTCTTCAGGGCTTGTATGTTGCCCATGCTGGtgccctgtgctggtcctgctgctgccatATTCACCTGCCCCCTGTTCTTTGGTGTAG CTCACTTCCACCACGTCATAGAGCTGCTGAGGTTCAGGCAGGGGACGATGTCGGGGATCTTCATCTCAGCAG TGTTCCAGTTCTCCTACACAGCTGTTTTTGGAGCCTACACCGCCTTCATCTTCATCAGAACAG GTCACCTGATAGGTCCGGTTCTGTGTCACTCCTTCTGTAACTACATGGGTTTCCCAGCCATCAGCGCCGCTCTGGAACACCCGCAGCGCCTCACCGTTCTGTCGTCCTACCTTTTGGgggtcttcctcttcttcctgctCCTCTTCCTTTTCACAGACCCCTCCTACTATGGAATGCCCACTCCCGTCTGCACCCTCACCTCCTCCCCAAGTTCCCTCTGCCTCTCTTGA